In Endozoicomonas sp. GU-1, one DNA window encodes the following:
- the gyrA gene encoding DNA gyrase subunit A, with the protein MTEIAKEILPVNIEDELKQSYLDYAMSVIVGRALPDVRDGLKPVHRRVLFAMSELGNDWNKPYKKSARVVGDVIGKYHPHGDSAVYDTIVRMAQPFSLRYMLVDGQGNFGSIDGDSAAAMRYTEIRMDKIAHQLLADLDKETVDYVPNYDGTEQIPAVLPTRVPNLLVNGSAGIAVGMATNIPPHNMTEVVNGCLALLDDEALTVDDLMEYIPGPDFPTAAIINGRAGILQAYRSGRGRIYIRARADIEHDEKKNKSTIIVTEIPYQLNKARLIEKIAELVKDRKIEGISELRDESDKDGLRVVIELRRGENAEVVLNNLYAQTQLESVFGINLVALVDGQPKLLNLKEFLEAFIRHRREVVTRRTVYELRKARERGHILEGLAVALSNIDPVIQLIKDSPTPAEAKEKLIAKGWNPGHMMEMAERAGADACRPDDLPEAYGLRDGLYYLSPVQAQAILEMRLHRLTGLEHEKLLSEYRELLEKIAELILILCDPMKLRAVIREELEQVRDEFGDERRTEITSSRRDLTVEDLIDEEDMVVTLSHGGYAKTTPLDTYQAQRRGGRGKSAASVKEEDYVEHMLVANTHTQILCFSSKGKVYWLKVYQIPQAGRTSRGRPIVNILPLEQNEKITAMLPVEEFTEGHFVFMATLNGTVKKTPLEQFARPRSSGLIALGLDEGDTLVGAEITTGEKQVMLLSNGGKAVRFEETDVRAMGRTARGVRGMKLPEGQRIISLIIPEEDTQILTASAKGYGKRTAVDEFRLTSRGGQGVISMQCTERNGEIVGAIQVKSGEQIMLISDQGTLVRTGVDGVSSLSRNTQGVTLIRVSDGEKLVGVARVEEPEAVDAPELETEGQDDPIASEGTVES; encoded by the coding sequence ATGACTGAAATTGCCAAAGAGATTCTCCCGGTAAATATTGAAGATGAACTCAAGCAGTCCTATCTGGACTACGCCATGAGTGTCATCGTTGGTCGTGCCCTGCCTGATGTACGTGACGGGCTCAAGCCCGTGCACCGGCGCGTACTGTTCGCCATGAGCGAACTGGGCAACGACTGGAACAAACCTTACAAAAAATCTGCCCGTGTGGTCGGGGATGTGATCGGTAAATACCATCCCCACGGCGACTCTGCAGTCTATGACACCATTGTCCGGATGGCGCAGCCATTTTCCCTGCGCTACATGCTGGTTGATGGTCAGGGCAACTTCGGCTCCATTGACGGTGACTCCGCCGCAGCGATGCGTTACACGGAAATCCGGATGGACAAGATCGCCCATCAGTTGCTGGCGGATCTCGACAAGGAAACCGTAGACTATGTGCCTAACTACGATGGCACAGAGCAGATTCCTGCCGTTTTACCCACCCGTGTCCCTAACCTGCTGGTGAATGGCTCGGCCGGTATCGCGGTGGGCATGGCCACTAATATCCCGCCTCACAATATGACCGAGGTGGTGAATGGCTGTCTGGCGCTGCTGGATGATGAAGCGCTGACGGTTGATGACCTGATGGAGTACATCCCGGGTCCTGACTTCCCTACCGCAGCGATTATCAATGGTCGGGCTGGTATCCTTCAGGCCTATCGCTCTGGTCGTGGTCGTATCTACATTCGTGCCAGGGCCGATATCGAGCACGATGAAAAGAAAAACAAAAGCACCATTATTGTTACCGAGATCCCTTATCAGCTGAATAAGGCGCGCCTTATTGAGAAGATTGCCGAGCTGGTGAAAGACCGCAAGATTGAGGGTATTTCCGAGCTGCGCGATGAGTCTGACAAAGACGGCCTGCGTGTGGTGATCGAGCTTCGCCGTGGTGAAAATGCCGAGGTGGTGCTCAATAACCTGTATGCCCAGACCCAGCTTGAGTCCGTTTTTGGCATCAACCTGGTGGCTCTGGTGGACGGTCAGCCCAAGCTGCTCAACCTGAAAGAGTTCCTGGAAGCCTTTATCCGTCACCGCCGTGAGGTGGTCACCCGCCGGACCGTTTATGAGCTGAGAAAGGCCCGTGAGCGAGGTCATATTCTGGAAGGTCTGGCTGTTGCTTTGTCCAACATTGATCCGGTTATCCAGCTGATCAAGGACTCGCCAACACCGGCGGAAGCGAAAGAAAAGCTGATCGCCAAGGGTTGGAATCCCGGCCATATGATGGAGATGGCCGAGCGTGCCGGTGCCGATGCCTGTCGTCCAGATGATCTGCCTGAGGCTTATGGTCTCAGGGATGGGCTTTATTACCTGTCTCCGGTTCAGGCTCAGGCCATTCTGGAAATGCGACTGCACCGACTGACCGGTCTTGAGCATGAGAAGCTGCTGTCTGAATACCGTGAGCTGCTGGAGAAAATTGCCGAGCTGATTCTGATCCTCTGTGACCCAATGAAGCTGCGTGCCGTCATCCGGGAAGAGCTTGAGCAGGTTCGGGATGAATTTGGTGATGAGCGTCGTACCGAGATCACCAGCTCCCGTCGTGACTTGACGGTTGAAGACCTGATTGATGAAGAGGATATGGTGGTCACCCTGTCCCACGGTGGCTATGCCAAGACCACGCCCCTGGATACCTATCAGGCACAGCGTCGAGGTGGTCGTGGCAAGTCAGCGGCTTCCGTTAAGGAAGAGGACTATGTCGAGCATATGCTGGTGGCTAACACCCATACCCAGATCCTCTGCTTCTCCAGCAAGGGTAAGGTCTACTGGTTGAAGGTCTATCAGATCCCCCAGGCGGGCAGAACCTCCCGTGGTCGACCGATCGTTAATATTCTGCCGCTGGAGCAGAATGAGAAAATCACCGCCATGCTGCCGGTGGAAGAGTTTACCGAAGGTCATTTTGTCTTTATGGCGACGCTCAATGGCACGGTGAAGAAGACACCTTTGGAGCAGTTTGCCCGCCCACGCTCCTCCGGCCTGATCGCCCTGGGTCTGGATGAAGGGGATACCCTGGTGGGGGCTGAAATTACTACCGGAGAAAAGCAGGTGATGCTGCTGTCTAACGGTGGTAAGGCGGTTCGCTTTGAGGAGACCGATGTTCGTGCCATGGGCCGGACAGCCCGTGGTGTCCGTGGTATGAAGCTGCCTGAAGGTCAGCGGATTATCTCTCTGATTATTCCGGAGGAAGATACCCAGATTCTGACGGCCAGCGCCAAAGGTTACGGTAAACGCACTGCCGTTGATGAGTTCCGACTCACCAGCCGTGGTGGTCAGGGGGTTATCTCCATGCAGTGCACGGAGCGCAACGGTGAAATCGTGGGTGCTATCCAGGTGAAGAGCGGCGAGCAGATTATGCTGATTTCTGACCAGGGAACACTGGTGAGAACCGGGGTTGATGGCGTCTCTTCACTGAGTCGTAATACCCAGGGGGTTACGCTGATCCGTGTCTCTGACGGTGAAAAACTGGTGGGTGTTGCCCGTGTTGAGGAGCCAGAGGCTGTGGATGCGCCTGAGCTTGAGACTGAAGGGCAGGATGATCCCATTGCCAGCGAAGGGACGGTAGAATCCTGA
- the hisC gene encoding histidinol-phosphate transaminase produces MSCDFLQLAVPGVREMSPYQPGKPIEELAREQGLKVEDIVKLASNENPLGPPPAALKAMAESLAELARYPDGSSYQLKQALAEKLKVAPEQLTLGNGSNDVLVLLAESFLDTSSSAVFSQYAFVVYPLAVKAVGAESIVVPALNYGHDLDAMAEAIQANTRIVFLANPNNPTGTSFSEQDLLGFLGKVPKEVIVVLDEAYFEYGVGGDLPDGIDLLDRYPNLVVTRTFSKAYGLAGARVGYSISNPEIADVLNRLRQPFNLNLPAQFGAVAALKDEAYLQQSIEINQQGMAFLEQGFAGLGLDWIPSSGNFITVDLKRNAMSVYEGLLSKGIIVRPVANYGMPEHLRISIGLPEENRRCLEALSQVLGQSS; encoded by the coding sequence ATGTCCTGTGATTTTCTGCAACTGGCGGTACCCGGAGTAAGAGAAATGAGTCCTTATCAACCAGGCAAGCCTATTGAGGAGCTTGCCAGGGAGCAGGGCTTGAAGGTTGAGGATATTGTCAAACTGGCCAGTAATGAAAACCCTCTGGGGCCACCACCTGCCGCGCTGAAAGCAATGGCCGAATCCCTGGCAGAGCTGGCCCGTTATCCCGATGGCAGCAGTTATCAGTTAAAACAGGCGCTGGCAGAAAAACTGAAGGTAGCACCGGAGCAGTTAACCCTGGGCAATGGGTCCAATGATGTGCTGGTGCTTCTGGCGGAGTCGTTTCTGGATACCAGCAGTTCTGCGGTTTTTTCTCAGTATGCTTTTGTTGTTTATCCTCTGGCTGTGAAGGCCGTCGGTGCTGAGAGTATTGTGGTTCCAGCGCTGAACTATGGTCATGATCTGGATGCCATGGCGGAAGCGATTCAGGCCAATACCCGGATTGTCTTCCTGGCAAACCCTAATAATCCCACCGGTACCAGCTTCAGTGAACAGGATCTGCTGGGTTTTCTGGGCAAGGTGCCAAAAGAGGTGATCGTTGTCCTTGATGAGGCCTATTTTGAGTATGGGGTGGGTGGTGACCTGCCTGATGGTATCGATCTGCTTGACCGCTATCCCAATCTGGTGGTGACCCGAACCTTTTCCAAGGCTTATGGGCTGGCGGGGGCCCGGGTCGGTTACTCGATATCCAATCCTGAAATAGCCGATGTGCTGAACCGATTGAGGCAGCCATTTAACCTGAATCTTCCTGCTCAGTTCGGTGCGGTTGCCGCGCTGAAGGATGAAGCTTATCTGCAGCAGTCCATTGAGATTAATCAACAGGGGATGGCATTTCTGGAGCAGGGGTTTGCCGGCCTTGGGCTGGACTGGATCCCTTCATCGGGAAATTTCATCACCGTCGATCTCAAGCGTAATGCCATGTCGGTCTATGAAGGGTTGTTGTCCAAAGGCATTATTGTTCGGCCAGTGGCCAATTACGGCATGCCTGAGCACCTTCGCATTTCCATTGGTTTGCCGGAAGAAAATCGTCGTTGTCTGGAAGCGCTGAGCCAGGTTCTTGGCCAGTCGTCGTAA
- the pheA gene encoding prephenate dehydratase, protein MAEEKLGQLRIQIDSLDQQILDLISERARCAQEVARVKTEADPSAVFYRPEREAQVLRNIMKKNDGPLNDEEMARLFREIMSACLALEDPVKVAFLGPEGTFTQQASLKHFGHSAVCVPMAAIDEVFREVAAGAVHYGVVPVENSTEGVVSHTLDSFLDSSLKICGEVVLRIHQHMMISENTRRDHITRIYSHAQSFAQCRKWLDSHWPMAERVAVSSNAEAAKRVKGEWNSAAIAGDMAAEMYGLEKIAEKIEDRPDNSTRFLIIGNQPVPPSGDDKTSVVISMRNQPGALHAILEPFHVHNIDLTRVETRPSRTGIWNYVFFVDFEGHQDDPVVGKVLEKLGERANDLRVLGSYPKGVL, encoded by the coding sequence ATGGCAGAAGAGAAGTTGGGGCAGTTGCGAATTCAAATTGATTCGCTGGATCAGCAAATCCTTGATCTGATCAGCGAACGTGCGCGATGTGCCCAGGAAGTGGCCCGTGTAAAAACAGAAGCTGACCCCTCTGCTGTGTTTTACCGACCTGAGCGCGAAGCTCAGGTACTTCGTAATATCATGAAGAAAAATGACGGGCCTTTGAATGACGAAGAGATGGCCCGTCTGTTCCGTGAAATCATGTCTGCCTGTCTGGCGTTGGAAGATCCGGTCAAGGTGGCTTTTCTGGGGCCGGAAGGCACATTTACCCAGCAGGCTTCCCTGAAGCACTTCGGCCACTCTGCGGTTTGCGTGCCTATGGCGGCCATTGATGAGGTATTCCGGGAAGTGGCTGCCGGTGCGGTCCACTATGGTGTGGTGCCGGTGGAAAACTCCACGGAAGGTGTGGTCAGTCATACCCTGGACAGCTTTCTGGACTCTTCACTGAAGATCTGTGGTGAAGTGGTACTGCGCATCCATCAACACATGATGATTTCAGAAAACACCCGGCGGGATCATATTACCCGCATCTACTCCCATGCCCAGTCGTTTGCCCAGTGTCGCAAGTGGCTGGACTCCCACTGGCCCATGGCCGAGCGGGTGGCGGTCAGCTCCAACGCAGAAGCAGCGAAGCGGGTCAAGGGTGAGTGGAATTCTGCGGCCATTGCCGGTGATATGGCGGCAGAAATGTATGGTCTGGAAAAAATTGCCGAGAAAATTGAAGACCGCCCAGATAACTCAACCCGGTTTTTGATCATTGGCAATCAGCCGGTTCCACCCAGTGGTGATGACAAGACGTCAGTGGTCATTAGCATGCGCAACCAGCCGGGAGCGCTCCATGCGATTCTTGAGCCTTTCCATGTTCACAATATCGACCTGACACGGGTTGAGACCCGCCCATCCAGAACCGGAATCTGGAACTATGTGTTTTTTGTGGATTTTGAAGGTCATCAGGATGACCCTGTCGTTGGCAAGGTGCTGGAGAAGTTGGGTGAGCGTGCCAATGACCTCCGTGTGCTTGGTTCTTACCCCAAGGGTGTTCTCTGA
- a CDS encoding ankyrin repeat domain-containing protein yields MITLLRVVTNALFGAADELSSEDKNLLKAAGNGDLGSVQALLEQGADIEARDWSGKTPLFLAVMSENPDVLNVLLAADACLNARDCYGQTPLHKARSREIVNELLAWGADIEAKDNDKATPLMCAITHHDRLEAAKALLFAGANIEAADEFQRTPLHLAAISMCSDLRYMEVLLSEGANLEARERTTQYTPLHEAVFSGSGKKVQVLVAEGANYKALDWNRRTPLHLAMGRIDKMDELMAAVGRFDSIDSDNKPVSFHPQSLQACARTAIRSRLVKHRKNTGQPLSESVQDLPLGPTLKAYLYKPLMGTYL; encoded by the coding sequence ATGATTACACTGTTGAGAGTCGTTACAAATGCTCTGTTTGGCGCAGCAGACGAACTGTCATCGGAGGACAAAAATCTGCTCAAGGCAGCTGGGAATGGTGACCTGGGATCGGTGCAGGCGTTGTTGGAACAGGGGGCTGATATTGAGGCCAGGGACTGGTCTGGCAAAACCCCGCTATTTCTTGCGGTAATGTCGGAAAACCCGGACGTTCTCAATGTTCTTCTGGCTGCAGATGCCTGCCTTAATGCCCGCGATTGTTATGGTCAAACTCCGTTGCACAAAGCCCGTAGCCGTGAGATTGTCAACGAGCTGCTGGCTTGGGGAGCCGATATTGAGGCCAAGGATAATGATAAAGCAACGCCACTAATGTGTGCGATTACACATCATGACAGACTGGAGGCGGCCAAGGCGCTTCTGTTCGCAGGTGCCAATATTGAGGCTGCTGATGAATTTCAACGGACACCATTGCATCTTGCGGCTATCTCTATGTGCTCCGACTTGCGGTATATGGAGGTACTTCTGTCCGAGGGAGCCAATCTTGAAGCCAGGGAAAGAACTACACAATACACCCCGCTGCATGAAGCAGTATTTAGTGGTTCAGGCAAGAAAGTACAAGTATTGGTGGCTGAGGGTGCCAACTATAAGGCGCTAGATTGGAATAGGAGAACACCTTTGCATTTGGCTATGGGCAGAATCGACAAAATGGACGAACTGATGGCAGCGGTCGGCAGGTTTGACAGCATCGATTCGGATAATAAGCCGGTTAGTTTTCACCCCCAATCACTTCAGGCCTGCGCCCGTACCGCTATTCGCTCGCGCCTGGTTAAACACCGGAAAAATACCGGACAACCGTTGTCAGAATCGGTACAGGATCTGCCGCTGGGTCCTACGCTGAAAGCCTATCTTTATAAGCCCCTCATGGGAACTTATCTATAA
- the serC gene encoding 3-phosphoserine/phosphohydroxythreonine transaminase — protein sequence MKPCVTDGVNDVLAQLDNRVYNFSAGPAPIPYEVLQQARDEMMNWQDVGASVMEVSHRGKEFLAVAHGAEKDLRDLFMIPDNYKVLFLQGGARGQFAAVPLNLKGDKVFADYVNSGYWAQSAIKEAQRYLDVNIVADGKDRGFNAMPAEDQWRISKDAAYLHYTPNETIGGLEFSFIPETGDVPLVADMSSNILSGPLDVSKFGVIYAGAQKNIGPAGLTVVIVREDLLERGSLMCPAVLDYKLQAGNDSMYNTPPTFAWYLAGLVFKWLKKQGGLAAINALNERKASKLYAQIDGSGFYQNPVDPKWRSRMNVPFTLINPELDATFLAESEQAGFRYLKGHKAVGGMRASIYNAVPEQHVDALIDFMKEFERRYG from the coding sequence GTGAAGCCTTGTGTAACAGATGGTGTAAATGATGTTCTGGCGCAGCTGGATAATCGGGTTTACAACTTTTCAGCCGGACCTGCACCGATTCCCTATGAGGTGCTGCAGCAGGCCCGGGATGAGATGATGAACTGGCAGGACGTGGGCGCTTCGGTAATGGAAGTGAGTCATCGGGGCAAGGAGTTTCTCGCGGTTGCCCATGGGGCCGAAAAAGACCTGCGTGATCTGTTTATGATCCCTGATAACTACAAGGTGCTTTTTCTGCAAGGGGGAGCCCGGGGGCAGTTTGCGGCGGTGCCATTGAACCTTAAGGGAGACAAGGTTTTTGCTGACTATGTCAACAGTGGTTACTGGGCCCAGTCAGCTATTAAAGAAGCCCAGCGCTACCTGGATGTGAATATTGTTGCTGATGGCAAGGACAGAGGCTTTAATGCGATGCCTGCCGAAGACCAGTGGCGGATAAGTAAAGATGCCGCTTATTTGCACTACACGCCCAATGAGACCATCGGTGGTCTTGAGTTTTCATTTATACCGGAGACCGGTGATGTGCCGCTGGTGGCGGATATGTCTTCCAATATCTTGTCCGGCCCGCTGGATGTCAGCAAGTTTGGTGTTATTTATGCCGGTGCCCAGAAGAATATTGGCCCGGCCGGTCTTACCGTAGTGATTGTTCGTGAAGACCTGTTGGAGCGCGGTTCATTGATGTGTCCTGCGGTGCTGGACTATAAGCTGCAAGCGGGCAATGATTCCATGTACAACACGCCGCCAACCTTTGCCTGGTACCTTGCCGGTCTGGTCTTTAAATGGCTGAAAAAACAGGGTGGGCTTGCAGCGATCAATGCGCTCAATGAGCGCAAGGCCAGCAAGCTGTACGCTCAGATTGATGGCTCCGGTTTTTATCAGAACCCGGTGGACCCAAAGTGGCGCTCCCGCATGAATGTGCCGTTTACACTGATCAACCCGGAACTGGATGCAACGTTCCTTGCCGAGTCCGAACAGGCAGGTTTTCGTTACCTGAAAGGGCACAAGGCGGTAGGCGGTATGCGGGCAAGTATCTATAATGCAGTGCCAGAGCAGCATGTGGATGCTCTTATTGACTTCATGAAAGAATTTGAACGGCGGTATGGATAA